From Micromonospora carbonacea:
CCGTACGCGGCACCCGACGGCACACACTGCTAGGCGTCCGGCCGTGCGGCCGGACGGTCAGTCAGGGTGAGAAGGGGTACGACATGAGGCGTAGGACCGTGCGGATCGACACCATCCCGGCCGACGGCGTGGAGCTGGCCGACGAGCAGCTCGCCCGGATGCTGGGCGGCCTGCCGAGGCGGGACGCCGGCGGTTCGTCGAAGACCATCGACGACATCCCCAACGGGGGCCGGAACGACACCGACAGCGACTTCTGATCAGTCGCCGCCACCGGCCCGCCCTGTCCGGGGCCGACCGGTGGCGGCGGACCGGGGTCGGCGGAGGTGTCGGTCCGCCCGCCGCCCGGGTGGTCCGGGCCGGCAGGTGGCCGCCGCGCCGGAGTCGTACCCCGGGTGCAGACTGCGTGGCGTGGACCTGACGCTCGCGTTCGCCGCCCTGCTCGGGCGGTCCGACTCTCCCGCCGGCT
This genomic window contains:
- a CDS encoding putative ATP-grasp target RiPP, encoding MRRRTVRIDTIPADGVELADEQLARMLGGLPRRDAGGSSKTIDDIPNGGRNDTDSDF